The following coding sequences lie in one Sorghum bicolor cultivar BTx623 chromosome 6, Sorghum_bicolor_NCBIv3, whole genome shotgun sequence genomic window:
- the LOC8069432 gene encoding uncharacterized protein LOC8069432 produces the protein MSLDSINFDRDRVMQYVQKAFTRYTNRDFIMFAYNIGGLAGAHWIVVIIIQKWNKVIYLDSNRSAKHDFSMLKSLIDEAYEKHTSKMKDKPQPLTHASKYPCQQQTSSKTSGFYAAHNLMLAMQKTDLECPEEFEVLTAPIDFNAIREKLSKFFMEQIINRRGEFHNPS, from the exons ATGTCACTAGATAGCATAAACTTTGATAGAGACCGAGTTATGCAGTATGTTCAAAAGGCCTTCACTAGGTATACCAATAGAGACTTCATAATGTTTGCCTACAACATTGGCGGCTTAGCTGGTGCTCATTGGATCGTGGTGATAATAATTCAAAAGTGGAATAAGGTCATATACCTTGATTCCAACAGATCTGCAAAACATGATTTCAGCATGTTAAAATCCTTGATTGATGA GGCTTATGAAAAAcacacaagcaagatgaaagacAAGCCGCAACCATTGACACACGCTTCTAAATATCCG TGCCAACAACAAACTTCTAGCAAGACATCCGGCTTCTATGCTGCACACAACTTGATGTTAGCCATGCAAAAGACAGACTTGGAATGCCCTGAG GAATTTGAAGTGCTGACGGCGCCTATCGATTTCAACGCAATTAGAGAGAAGCTGAGCAAGTTCTTTATGGAACAGATCATCAACAGGAGAGGGGAGTTCCATAATCCTAGTTAA